The Moorella glycerini genomic interval AGCACCCGGTGCCCATTGGCCAGCTCTACCCGAAACATGGCATTGGGCAGGGGTTCGATCACCTTGCCTTCAACTTCAATGACATCCTCTTTGGCCAAATAAACCCCTCCTTTTCAAGCCTGCTCAGTCTCTAAGAGCTGGGCAATAGCCCGTCGTACTTCCGCATCGGTAACTACTTCTCCCTGTTTTAACCGGGCGGCAATAGCCGTCGCTACCCGGTTAACCGCCTGGACATGGAGGACGTTTTTCAGTTTGGGTTTACTGGTGCGCCTTAGCTTGCCGTCAACCAGGTAAACCCGGCCGGGCCCGGCCAGCTGCCAGACCAGGAAAGGTCGCCCCTGGTCGCGCCCGGCCCGGGAATATACCAGTTGCCCCACCTTTAGTTCCCCTGCCGGCATAACCTTCGCCTCCACCTGCCAGTTAGAGTAACGTCAGGATTTCCGGTCCATTATCCGTCACAGCTACCGTATGCTCAAAGTGCGCCGAAGGTTTCTTATCCCTGGTCACTACTGTCCAGCGATTGGCCAGGGTATAAACCTCATAGGTACCGGCATTAACCATGGGTTCAATGGCCAGGACCATCCCCACCCGCAGGCGGGGGCCATAACCCGGGGAACCAAAGTTCGGTACCTGGGGATCTTCATGCATAGCCCGGCCTATACCATGGCCTACATAATCACGGACTACCGAGAGGCCATTTCTCTCTACATAAGTCTGGATAGCATGGGATATATCAGTCAGCCGGTTGCCCACGACTGCCTGTTTGATGCCTTCATAAAGGGCGGCTTCAGTAACTGCCAGTAAATGCTGCTTCTCGGCGTCAATAGCGCCAACTGGAAAGGTAACCGCGGCATCACCAACGTAACCATTTTTTACCGCGCCAATGTCAATACTAATAATATCCCCTTCTGCCAGTTGCTTTAAACCTGGGATGCCGTGAACGACTTCTTCATTAACAGAAGCGCAGATGCTGGCCGGGAAGCCCTGGTAGCCCTTAAAGGCTGGCACGGCACCATTATCCCGGATATAATCCTCGGCAATCCGGTCCAGTTCGGCGGTAGTTACCCCGGGGATGATATGCTCTTTGAGTTTAGCCAGGGTCCGGGCCACGATCCGTCCCGCCTCGCGCATCAGGGCTATTTCCCGGCGCGACTTTAAAATAATCATTGCCAGTCTCTTCCCAGGGCCGTACCGATGGCCCGGGTTACGGCCGCAATGTCCCGGCTACCGTCAATTTCTTTTAAACGGCCGCGCTGGCGGTAATAGGCA includes:
- a CDS encoding KOW domain-containing RNA-binding protein codes for the protein MEAKVMPAGELKVGQLVYSRAGRDQGRPFLVWQLAGPGRVYLVDGKLRRTSKPKLKNVLHVQAVNRVATAIAARLKQGEVVTDAEVRRAIAQLLETEQA
- the map gene encoding type I methionyl aminopeptidase; amino-acid sequence: MIILKSRREIALMREAGRIVARTLAKLKEHIIPGVTTAELDRIAEDYIRDNGAVPAFKGYQGFPASICASVNEEVVHGIPGLKQLAEGDIISIDIGAVKNGYVGDAAVTFPVGAIDAEKQHLLAVTEAALYEGIKQAVVGNRLTDISHAIQTYVERNGLSVVRDYVGHGIGRAMHEDPQVPNFGSPGYGPRLRVGMVLAIEPMVNAGTYEVYTLANRWTVVTRDKKPSAHFEHTVAVTDNGPEILTLL